One region of Pseudomonas sp. ABC1 genomic DNA includes:
- a CDS encoding lipopolysaccharide kinase InaA family protein, with protein sequence MTHWRVVTGNAQAAEAFSSLEAVFALEGERITSDPLSEVIRVTLGGQRFYVKRYWGGGKGLRRYFGRPRVKAEWQNLQHFARWGIAVAPVVAWGMERCLGFFRRGAMITLEVPDTIDLAEIASRRDERLADPAWVRRVSQQLARATRILHGHHFVHNDLKWRNLLVNGAGELFLIDCPSGGFWYGPFLRHRIVKDLACLDKVAKYRLSRTQRLAFYLDYCERQRLSGDDKALIRKVLGYFEGRE encoded by the coding sequence ATGACCCACTGGCGTGTGGTGACTGGTAATGCCCAGGCCGCAGAAGCGTTTTCCAGCTTGGAAGCGGTATTCGCGCTGGAAGGCGAGCGCATCACCAGCGATCCGCTGTCGGAAGTGATCCGTGTCACCCTTGGCGGCCAGCGTTTCTACGTCAAACGCTACTGGGGCGGTGGCAAAGGCTTGCGGCGCTACTTCGGGCGTCCACGGGTCAAGGCCGAGTGGCAGAATCTGCAACATTTCGCACGCTGGGGTATCGCCGTGGCGCCCGTGGTGGCCTGGGGGATGGAGCGCTGCCTGGGCTTCTTCCGGCGTGGCGCGATGATCACCCTGGAGGTGCCGGACACCATCGACCTGGCCGAGATTGCCAGCCGTCGCGACGAGCGCCTGGCCGACCCGGCCTGGGTGCGCCGTGTCAGCCAGCAATTGGCGCGTGCGACACGTATCCTGCACGGTCATCACTTCGTCCATAACGACCTGAAGTGGCGCAACCTGCTGGTCAATGGTGCGGGCGAGTTGTTTCTTATCGACTGCCCGTCCGGTGGCTTCTGGTATGGCCCGTTTCTGCGCCACCGGATCGTCAAGGACCTGGCCTGCCTGGACAAGGTGGCCAAGTACCGGCTGTCCCGTACCCAACGCCTGGCTTTCTATCTGGACTATTGTGAACGTCAGCGCCTGTCGGGCGATGACAAGGCCTTGATCCGCAAGGTCCTGGGTTATTTCGAGGGGAGAGAATGA
- the waaC gene encoding lipopolysaccharide heptosyltransferase I, producing the protein MRVLLVKTSSLGDVVHTLPALTDAQRAIPGIRFDWVVEEGFAEIPAWHPAVGEVIPVAIRRWRKHPFDTWRNGEWRAFKARLRAQRYDLVIDAQGLLKSAWLTRYIQAPVAGLDAASAREPLAARFYDRRYNVPREQHALERVRQLFAQALGYVLPTTQADYGLDRDRLEIPTGEPYLLFLHGTTWASKHWPEADWRALAERMAQQGWAVRLPWGNAAEKARAERIAAGLERVEVLPRLNLAGVAGVIAGARACVAVDTGLGHLAAALDVPSISLYGPTLPGRVGAYGRGQVHLCASGPNAGSGDRKKPCFDGLGVEQVATALQSLLADEAVR; encoded by the coding sequence ATGCGCGTACTGCTGGTCAAGACGTCCTCCCTGGGGGACGTCGTCCATACCTTGCCGGCGTTGACCGACGCCCAGCGCGCCATTCCCGGTATCCGTTTCGACTGGGTGGTGGAAGAGGGCTTCGCCGAGATTCCCGCCTGGCATCCCGCCGTCGGCGAGGTGATCCCGGTGGCGATCCGCCGCTGGCGCAAACACCCCTTCGATACCTGGCGCAACGGCGAGTGGCGAGCCTTCAAGGCGCGCCTGCGGGCGCAGCGCTACGACCTGGTGATCGATGCCCAGGGCTTGCTCAAGAGTGCCTGGTTGACCCGTTATATCCAGGCGCCGGTGGCCGGGCTGGACGCCGCTTCGGCGCGCGAGCCGCTGGCGGCACGCTTCTATGACCGACGCTACAACGTTCCCCGCGAGCAGCATGCGCTGGAGCGCGTGCGCCAGTTGTTCGCCCAGGCTCTCGGTTATGTGCTGCCGACGACCCAGGCCGACTACGGGTTGGACCGAGATCGCCTGGAGATTCCCACTGGCGAGCCTTATCTGTTGTTTCTGCACGGCACGACCTGGGCCAGCAAGCATTGGCCGGAGGCCGACTGGCGCGCCCTGGCCGAGCGCATGGCGCAGCAGGGCTGGGCGGTACGCCTACCCTGGGGCAACGCGGCCGAGAAAGCCCGTGCCGAACGGATCGCCGCCGGCCTGGAACGGGTCGAGGTGTTGCCCAGGCTGAACCTGGCCGGAGTGGCCGGGGTGATCGCCGGCGCGCGCGCCTGTGTCGCGGTGGATACTGGCCTGGGGCACTTGGCGGCGGCGCTGGATGTCCCGTCCATTTCCCTCTATGGCCCGACCCTGCCGGGTAGGGTCGGTGCTTATGGCCGCGGGCAAGTGCACCTGTGTGCCAGTGGGCCGAACGCAGGCAGCGGCGATCGGAAGAAACCTTGCTTCGATGGCCTGGGCGTGGAGCAGGTCGCTACGGCGTTGCAGTCATTGTTGGCCGATGAGGCAGTGCGATGA
- the waaF gene encoding lipopolysaccharide heptosyltransferase II: protein MNILIIGPSWVGDMVMAQTLFVCLKQRHPDCQIDVLAPEWSRPILERMPEVRQALSFPLGHGVLDLATRRKVGRGLRGQYDQAILLPNSLKSALVPFFARIPLRTGWKGEMRYGLLNDLRTLDKQRYPLMIERFMALAFEPGAELPKPYPNPHLRIEPASREAALARFGLTLDRPVLALCPGAEFGESKRWPAEYFAEVAEGRVREGWQVWLFGSKNDHPVGESIRERLIPGLREEVTNLAGETSLAEAIDLLSCAAAVVSNDSGLMHVAAALQRPLVAVYGSTSPAFTPPLAEEVEVVRLGLECSPCFERTCRYGHNNCMRELKPQAVAQALDRLGPQTVEG, encoded by the coding sequence ATGAATATTCTGATTATCGGCCCCAGCTGGGTAGGCGACATGGTGATGGCGCAGACGCTGTTCGTCTGCCTCAAGCAGCGCCACCCCGACTGCCAGATCGACGTGCTGGCACCCGAGTGGAGTCGACCCATTCTCGAACGCATGCCGGAAGTACGGCAGGCGCTGAGCTTTCCCCTCGGCCATGGCGTGCTGGACCTGGCCACCCGGCGCAAGGTCGGCCGGGGGCTGCGTGGCCAGTACGACCAGGCGATCCTGTTGCCCAACTCGCTGAAGTCGGCGCTGGTGCCGTTCTTTGCCCGTATTCCGCTGCGTACCGGCTGGAAGGGCGAGATGCGCTACGGCCTGCTGAACGACCTGCGCACGCTCGACAAACAGCGCTATCCGCTGATGATCGAGCGCTTCATGGCGCTGGCCTTCGAGCCAGGTGCCGAGCTGCCGAAGCCTTACCCGAACCCGCATCTGCGGATCGAGCCAGCCAGTCGCGAAGCGGCGCTGGCACGGTTTGGCCTGACGCTGGATCGTCCGGTGCTGGCGCTGTGCCCGGGCGCCGAGTTCGGCGAGTCCAAGCGCTGGCCGGCCGAGTATTTCGCCGAGGTCGCCGAAGGGCGCGTGCGTGAAGGCTGGCAGGTCTGGTTGTTCGGCTCGAAGAACGACCATCCGGTGGGTGAGTCGATTCGCGAGCGGCTGATTCCGGGCTTGCGCGAAGAGGTGACCAACCTGGCCGGGGAGACCTCTCTGGCCGAGGCCATCGACCTCTTGTCCTGTGCTGCCGCCGTGGTTTCCAACGACTCCGGGTTGATGCATGTCGCCGCGGCCCTGCAACGGCCACTGGTGGCCGTCTATGGTTCGACCTCGCCGGCTTTCACGCCGCCGCTGGCGGAAGAGGTGGAAGTGGTGCGCCTGGGGCTGGAGTGCAGCCCCTGTTTCGAGCGCACCTGTCGCTATGGCCATAACAACTGCATGCGCGAGTTGAAACCGCAGGCGGTGGCGCAGGCGCTGGACCGCCTCGGGCCGCAAACGGTCGAGGGCTGA
- the rfaP gene encoding lipopolysaccharide core heptose(I) kinase RfaP, with protein sequence MKLILAEPFKRLWAGRDAFEAVEALQGQVYRELEGRRTLRTEVDGRGYFVKIHRGIGWGEIVKNLASARFPVLGAGQEWRAIQRLHEVGVPTMTAVAYGERGNNPAAQHSFIVTEELAPTVDLEQFSQDWLANPPEPRLKWALIERVAQMLGAMHRAGVNHRDCYICHFLLHTDRPVSADELHLSVIDLHRAQVRARVPRRWRDKDLAGLYFSALGIGLTRRDKLRFLRTYFQRPLREALRDEARLLGWMDAKAQRLLARYERKYAPGARP encoded by the coding sequence ATGAAATTGATACTGGCCGAGCCATTCAAGCGCCTGTGGGCGGGACGTGATGCCTTCGAGGCGGTCGAGGCGCTGCAGGGGCAGGTCTATCGCGAACTGGAGGGGCGGCGCACCCTGCGCACCGAGGTCGATGGGCGGGGTTACTTCGTCAAGATCCACCGTGGCATCGGTTGGGGCGAGATCGTCAAGAACCTGGCCAGCGCACGCTTTCCGGTACTGGGTGCAGGCCAGGAATGGCGGGCCATCCAGCGCCTGCATGAAGTCGGCGTACCGACCATGACCGCGGTGGCCTATGGCGAGCGTGGCAACAATCCGGCGGCGCAGCATTCCTTTATCGTCACCGAGGAGCTGGCGCCGACCGTCGACCTGGAGCAGTTCTCCCAGGATTGGCTGGCGAACCCTCCTGAGCCTCGCCTGAAATGGGCGCTGATCGAGCGCGTGGCGCAGATGCTGGGGGCGATGCACCGGGCAGGCGTCAATCACCGTGACTGCTATATCTGCCACTTTCTGTTGCATACGGACAGGCCCGTCAGCGCCGATGAGTTGCACCTGTCTGTGATCGACCTGCACCGGGCGCAGGTGCGTGCTCGTGTGCCGCGTCGCTGGCGCGACAAGGACCTGGCCGGGCTGTATTTTTCGGCCCTGGGCATCGGCCTGACACGGCGGGACAAGCTGCGTTTTCTCCGGACCTATTTCCAGCGACCGTTGCGCGAGGCATTGCGCGACGAGGCCCGCCTGCTGGGCTGGATGGACGCGAAAGCGCAGCGCCTGCTGGCCCGTTACGAACGCAAGTACGCACCGGGTGCGCGTCCATGA
- a CDS encoding lipopolysaccharide kinase InaA family protein has protein sequence MRDFVAPEDAPLLHEQGLDSFDALWNLALVPVDEPNVRGDGISTVYRVCIGERSYFLKRQTNYLTRTLHHPLKGEATLAREFRNIQLYRRRGIPTLHAAFFGERKVRGERQAMLLTAALDGWQDLHHYLLDWPTLAEDERASIIEACGRLLRTLHAQGQKHSCIYPKHIFLQASDAGMQACLIDLEKTRPLLPIRLERVADIETLVRRAEVWDEACVRQLLATYLDVAAGDARIDDWLIRLARRQADKGNR, from the coding sequence ATGAGAGATTTCGTGGCGCCGGAGGATGCCCCACTGCTTCATGAACAGGGATTGGACAGTTTTGACGCGTTGTGGAACCTGGCTCTGGTTCCTGTCGATGAACCCAATGTGCGCGGTGACGGTATCAGTACGGTCTATCGTGTGTGCATTGGCGAGCGCAGCTACTTTCTGAAGCGGCAGACCAACTACCTGACACGAACGTTGCACCACCCGCTGAAGGGGGAGGCGACACTGGCCCGTGAGTTCCGGAATATCCAGCTGTATCGACGACGTGGTATTCCCACGTTGCACGCGGCCTTTTTCGGCGAGCGCAAGGTACGGGGAGAGCGGCAGGCCATGCTGCTGACCGCCGCGCTGGATGGCTGGCAGGACTTGCACCATTACCTGCTCGATTGGCCGACACTGGCCGAAGACGAGCGCGCCTCGATCATCGAAGCCTGCGGTCGACTGCTGCGCACCCTGCATGCTCAGGGGCAGAAGCATTCCTGCATTTATCCCAAGCATATCTTTCTGCAGGCGAGCGATGCGGGCATGCAGGCCTGCCTGATCGACCTCGAGAAAACCCGGCCTCTGTTGCCCATTCGTCTGGAGCGGGTCGCGGATATCGAAACGCTGGTGCGCCGCGCAGAGGTCTGGGATGAGGCTTGCGTTCGACAATTGCTGGCCACCTACCTGGATGTCGCTGCTGGCGATGCCCGTATCGACGATTGGCTGATACGCCTGGCCAGGCGCCAGGCCGACAAAGGGAACCGCTGA
- a CDS encoding glycosyltransferase family 4 protein, whose product MTLAFVLYKYFPFGGLQRDFLRIALECQARGHAIRVYTPIWEGEVPAGFDVRVAPVKALFNHWRNEKFTTWVQADLARDPVERVVGFNKMPGLDVYYAADGCYEDKAQTLRNPLYKRWGRYKHFAEYERAVFSPASGTEILMISEVQQPLFIKHYGTPLERFHLLPPGIAPDRRAPANAAEIRTAFRQEFGLADDDLLLVQIGSGFKTKGLDRSLKALAALPRELKVRTRLIAIGQDDPRAFLLQTKALGLSEQVSILKGRSDIPRFLLGADLLIHPAYNENTGTVLLEALVSGLPVLVTEVCGYAHYIEDADAGRVLHGPFEQAGLDGLLAEMLADDAARARWSANGLAFAEQADLYSMPQRAADVILAERG is encoded by the coding sequence ATGACCCTGGCGTTCGTCCTCTACAAATATTTTCCCTTCGGCGGCTTGCAGCGGGATTTCCTGCGCATCGCCCTGGAGTGCCAGGCACGCGGGCATGCCATTCGCGTCTACACGCCGATCTGGGAAGGCGAGGTGCCGGCTGGGTTCGACGTGCGGGTGGCGCCGGTGAAGGCGCTGTTCAACCACTGGCGCAACGAGAAATTCACCACCTGGGTGCAGGCCGATCTGGCGCGTGACCCGGTGGAGCGGGTGGTCGGTTTCAACAAGATGCCGGGCCTGGATGTCTACTACGCCGCCGATGGCTGCTACGAGGACAAGGCGCAAACCCTGCGTAACCCGCTCTACAAGCGCTGGGGGCGCTACAAACATTTTGCCGAGTACGAGCGCGCGGTGTTTTCGCCGGCATCCGGCACCGAGATCCTGATGATCTCCGAGGTGCAGCAGCCGCTGTTCATCAAGCATTACGGGACGCCGCTGGAGCGCTTCCACCTGCTGCCGCCGGGCATCGCGCCGGATCGGCGTGCGCCGGCCAATGCGGCCGAGATCCGCACCGCGTTCCGCCAGGAGTTCGGCCTGGCAGACGACGACCTGCTGCTGGTGCAGATTGGTTCCGGCTTCAAGACCAAGGGCCTGGATCGCAGCCTGAAGGCCTTGGCCGCGCTGCCTCGTGAGTTGAAAGTGCGTACCCGGTTGATCGCCATCGGTCAGGATGATCCGCGCGCCTTCCTGTTGCAGACCAAGGCACTGGGGCTGTCCGAGCAGGTCAGCATCCTCAAGGGGCGCAGCGACATTCCGCGCTTCCTGCTCGGCGCCGACCTGCTGATCCATCCGGCTTACAACGAAAACACCGGTACCGTGCTGCTGGAGGCGCTGGTGTCGGGGCTGCCGGTGCTGGTCACCGAAGTCTGTGGCTACGCCCACTATATCGAGGATGCCGACGCCGGCCGGGTGTTGCACGGCCCCTTCGAACAGGCAGGTCTCGATGGGCTGCTGGCAGAGATGCTGGCCGACGACGCGGCCCGTGCCCGCTGGAGCGCCAATGGCCTGGCGTTCGCCGAGCAGGCGGACCTGTACTCGATGCCGCAGCGCGCGGCAGACGTGATCCTGGCAGAGCGGGGGTGA
- the glnE gene encoding bifunctional [glutamate--ammonia ligase]-adenylyl-L-tyrosine phosphorylase/[glutamate--ammonia-ligase] adenylyltransferase, with translation MSLPSLVSLPVSLEPFVQRAKDAFLAAGGDWTNWPDARREAFAHVCAASDFVAEQVGRDAQLLVQLADEGLLERPLAVGELRAQLAERIADCTDENALAVLLRRYRNRHQVRIIWRDLTRQADLAQTCRDLSDMADACIDLAYHWLYERQCQQYGTPIGYRTGKPQHLVILGMGKLGAHELNLSSDIDLIFGYPESGETEGAKRSLDNQEFFVRLGQKLIKALDAITVDGFVFRVDMRLRPYGSAGPLVYSFNALELYYQDQGRDWERYAMIKARVVGGDQQAGKELLKMLQPFVYRRYLDFSAIEALRSMKQLIQQEVRRKGMAANIKLGAGGIREVEFIAQAFQLIHGGRDLSLQQRPLLKVLATLEGQGYMPGEAVTELREGYEFLRYVEHGLQAIADRQTQMLPDNDTDCARLAFMLGFENWTAFHEQLLYWRGRVDWHFRQVIADPDEDEDADGELLGAGEWSPLWEDAWDEESASRQLQDAGFVDGLAACRRLADLRKASQVRTMQRIGRERLDAFIPRLLAQVVEQDNPDLVLERVLPLVEAVARRSAYLLLLTENPRALQRLLELCAASPWIAEQIARYPLLLDELLNAGRLYTPPQAPELASELRERLARIPEDDLEQQMEALRHFKLAHRLRGAASEIAGTLPLMKVSDYLTWLAEAILEQVLALAWRHTVARHGQPKRADGSLCDPAFIIVGYGKVGGIELGHGSDLDLVFLHDGDPNAETDGLKPIDGAQFFTRLGQRIIHMLTTQTTSGQLYEVDMRLRPSGASGLLVCSLAAFERYQGDEAWTWEHQALVRARVLVGCLQVGAAFERIRGQVLGRERDLAVLRQEVSEMRAKMRDNLGTRSSHAGTGENAFDPAVPFNLKQDAGGIVDIEFMVQYAALAWSHRHPELLRYTDNIRILDGLEQAGLMTGDEVRLLQDAYKAYRAAAHRQSLQKLPGVVSGEQFHDERLAVMRLWRHLGLD, from the coding sequence ATGAGCCTGCCATCGCTGGTCAGTTTGCCCGTTTCACTTGAACCTTTTGTCCAGCGTGCGAAGGATGCGTTCCTTGCCGCGGGTGGCGACTGGACGAACTGGCCTGATGCGCGACGCGAGGCTTTCGCGCACGTCTGTGCCGCCAGCGACTTCGTTGCCGAACAGGTCGGGCGGGATGCGCAATTGCTGGTGCAACTGGCCGACGAGGGTTTGCTGGAGCGCCCCCTGGCAGTCGGTGAGCTACGAGCCCAACTGGCCGAGCGCATCGCCGACTGTACGGACGAGAACGCGCTGGCGGTGCTGCTGCGCCGCTATCGCAACCGTCATCAGGTGCGCATCATCTGGCGCGACCTGACGCGCCAGGCGGACCTTGCGCAAACCTGCCGCGACCTCTCCGACATGGCTGATGCCTGTATCGACCTGGCCTACCACTGGCTCTACGAGCGCCAGTGCCAGCAGTACGGCACGCCGATCGGCTACCGCACCGGCAAGCCTCAGCATCTGGTGATCCTCGGCATGGGCAAGCTGGGTGCCCATGAGCTCAACCTGTCCTCGGACATCGACCTGATCTTCGGCTACCCGGAGAGCGGCGAGACCGAGGGCGCCAAGCGTTCGCTGGACAACCAGGAGTTCTTCGTTCGCCTGGGGCAGAAGCTGATCAAGGCGCTGGATGCGATCACCGTCGACGGTTTCGTCTTCCGTGTCGACATGCGCCTGCGTCCCTACGGCTCGGCCGGGCCGCTGGTCTACAGCTTCAATGCGCTGGAACTGTATTACCAGGACCAGGGGCGCGACTGGGAGCGCTACGCGATGATCAAGGCGCGGGTGGTCGGCGGCGACCAGCAGGCCGGCAAGGAGTTGCTGAAAATGCTGCAGCCCTTCGTCTACCGGCGCTACCTGGACTTTTCCGCCATCGAAGCGCTGCGCAGCATGAAGCAACTGATCCAGCAGGAAGTGCGGCGCAAGGGCATGGCGGCCAATATCAAGCTGGGCGCTGGCGGTATCCGCGAGGTGGAGTTCATCGCCCAGGCCTTCCAGTTGATCCACGGCGGGCGCGATCTGAGCCTGCAGCAGCGGCCGCTGCTCAAGGTGCTGGCGACCCTGGAAGGGCAGGGCTATATGCCGGGTGAGGCGGTGACGGAGCTACGCGAGGGTTATGAGTTTCTGCGTTATGTCGAGCATGGCTTGCAGGCCATCGCCGACCGCCAGACGCAGATGCTGCCGGACAACGACACCGATTGCGCGCGCCTGGCCTTCATGCTCGGTTTCGAGAACTGGACGGCGTTCCACGAGCAACTGCTGTACTGGCGCGGCCGGGTCGACTGGCACTTCCGCCAGGTGATCGCCGACCCGGATGAAGACGAGGATGCCGACGGCGAACTGCTGGGGGCCGGTGAATGGTCGCCGCTGTGGGAGGACGCCTGGGACGAGGAGTCCGCCAGCCGTCAGTTGCAGGACGCCGGCTTCGTCGATGGCCTGGCAGCCTGCCGGCGCCTGGCCGACCTGCGCAAGGCCAGCCAGGTGCGCACCATGCAGCGCATCGGCCGCGAGCGGCTGGATGCCTTTATTCCACGCCTGCTGGCGCAGGTGGTCGAGCAGGACAATCCGGACCTGGTGCTGGAGCGCGTGTTGCCGCTGGTGGAGGCCGTGGCGCGTCGCTCCGCCTATCTGCTGCTGCTGACGGAAAACCCTCGGGCCTTGCAGCGTTTGCTGGAGCTGTGCGCGGCCAGTCCGTGGATCGCCGAGCAGATCGCCCGCTACCCGCTGCTGCTTGACGAACTGCTGAACGCCGGGCGTCTCTACACGCCGCCGCAGGCACCGGAGCTGGCTTCCGAATTGCGTGAGCGGCTGGCACGCATTCCCGAGGATGACCTGGAACAACAGATGGAGGCGCTGCGTCACTTCAAGCTGGCGCACCGCCTGCGCGGCGCGGCGTCCGAGATCGCCGGCACCTTGCCGCTGATGAAGGTCAGCGACTACCTGACCTGGCTGGCCGAGGCGATTCTCGAACAGGTGCTGGCGTTGGCCTGGCGGCATACCGTGGCACGGCATGGCCAGCCGAAGCGGGCCGACGGCAGTCTGTGCGATCCGGCCTTTATCATCGTCGGCTATGGCAAGGTCGGTGGCATCGAGCTGGGGCACGGCTCCGACCTCGACCTTGTGTTCCTCCACGATGGCGACCCGAATGCCGAGACCGATGGCCTCAAGCCCATCGACGGCGCGCAGTTCTTCACCCGGCTGGGGCAGCGCATCATCCATATGCTGACCACCCAGACCACCTCCGGGCAGCTCTACGAAGTCGATATGCGCCTGCGCCCATCCGGTGCGTCGGGGCTGCTGGTCTGCTCGCTGGCGGCGTTCGAACGCTATCAGGGCGACGAGGCCTGGACCTGGGAGCACCAGGCGCTGGTGCGTGCGCGGGTGCTGGTCGGTTGCCTGCAGGTCGGGGCGGCATTCGAGCGCATTCGCGGGCAAGTGCTCGGGCGCGAGCGTGACCTGGCGGTGCTGCGCCAGGAAGTCAGCGAGATGCGCGCGAAGATGCGCGACAACCTCGGTACGCGCAGCAGCCATGCCGGCACGGGTGAGAACGCCTTCGATCCCGCCGTGCCCTTCAACCTCAAGCAGGATGCTGGAGGTATCGTGGATATCGAATTTATGGTGCAATACGCGGCCCTGGCGTGGTCGCACCGGCATCCGGAGCTGCTGCGCTACACCGATAACATCCGCATTCTCGATGGGTTGGAGCAGGCCGGGCTGATGACTGGCGATGAGGTGCGGCTGCTGCAGGATGCCTACAAGGCCTACCGCGCGGCGGCGCACCGGCAATCACTGCAGAAACTGCCCGGAGTGGTGAGTGGGGAGCAATTCCATGACGAACGCCTGGCGGTGATGCGCCTGTGGCGTCACCTGGGGCTCGACTGA
- a CDS encoding branched-chain amino acid transaminase yields MSMSDRDGVIWYDGELVQWRDATTHVLTHTLHYGMGVFEGVRAYQTPTGTAVFRLQAHTDRLFDSAHIMGMKIPYTKEEINEATRAAVRENGLDSAYIRPMAFYGSEGMGIRADSLKVHVIVAAWHWGAYMGDEALQNGIKVRTSSFTRHHVNIAMTRAKANGNYINSMLALQEAVSGGADEAMLLDPEGYVAEGSGENIFLVKNGVVYTPEVTSCLNGITRATVLTLAKELGIDVVEKRITRDEVYIADEAFFTGTAAEVTPIREVDGRQIGIGRRGPVTEKLQKAYFDLVTGKTDVHGDWRTPVK; encoded by the coding sequence ATGTCGATGTCCGATCGTGATGGCGTGATCTGGTATGACGGCGAACTGGTGCAGTGGCGCGATGCGACCACCCATGTACTGACCCATACCCTGCACTACGGCATGGGCGTGTTCGAAGGCGTGCGCGCCTACCAGACCCCGACCGGCACCGCCGTGTTCCGTCTGCAGGCGCACACCGACCGCCTGTTCGACTCTGCCCACATCATGGGCATGAAGATTCCCTACACCAAGGAAGAGATCAACGAGGCGACCCGTGCCGCCGTGCGCGAGAACGGCCTGGACAGCGCCTATATCCGCCCGATGGCGTTCTACGGTTCCGAAGGCATGGGCATCCGCGCCGACAGCCTGAAGGTGCACGTGATCGTCGCCGCCTGGCACTGGGGCGCCTACATGGGCGACGAAGCGCTGCAGAACGGCATCAAGGTGCGCACCAGCTCCTTCACTCGCCACCACGTCAACATCGCCATGACCCGCGCCAAGGCCAACGGCAACTACATCAACTCGATGCTGGCGTTGCAGGAAGCGGTATCCGGCGGCGCCGACGAAGCCATGTTGCTGGACCCGGAGGGCTACGTTGCCGAGGGTTCGGGCGAGAACATCTTCCTGGTCAAGAACGGCGTGGTCTACACCCCGGAAGTGACCTCCTGCCTGAACGGCATCACCCGCGCCACCGTGCTGACCCTGGCCAAAGAGCTGGGCATCGACGTGGTCGAGAAGCGCATCACCCGCGACGAGGTGTATATCGCCGACGAGGCCTTCTTCACTGGCACCGCCGCTGAGGTCACGCCGATTCGAGAAGTCGATGGCCGCCAGATCGGCATCGGCCGCCGTGGTCCGGTCACCGAGAAGCTGCAAAAAGCCTATTTCGACCTGGTCACCGGCAAGACCGATGTCCATGGCGATTGGCGTACGCCGGTGAAATAA